The Panicum hallii strain FIL2 chromosome 9, PHallii_v3.1, whole genome shotgun sequence genome has a window encoding:
- the LOC112873073 gene encoding mitogen-activated protein kinase kinase 9-like yields the protein MALVRQRRQLPHLTLPLDHFALRLPPQPQPAAATAPSTSASEARLSDYERISVLGHGNGGTVYKVRHRRSAQPFALKLFADGDPSATREAEILKLAADAPHVVRLHAVIPSASAAAAGEAPAALALELMPGGSLAGLLRRLGRPMAEHPIAAVARQALLGLAALHALRVVHRDLKPSNLLVGAGGEVKIADFGAGKVLRRRLDPCASYVGTAAYMSPERFDPEAYSGDYDPYAADVWSLGVAILELYLGHFPLLPEGQRPDWAALMCAICFGEAPEPPAAASEEFRDFVARCLEKKAGQRASVAELLEHPFVAERDAAGAQQVLAALVAEAEQGDL from the coding sequence ATGGCTCTCGTCCGCCAGCGCCGCCAGCTGCCGCACCTCACCCTCCCGCTCGACCACTTCGCTCTGCGCCTGCCACCGCAGccgcagcccgccgccgccactgcgcCGTCCACCTCCGCCTCCGAGGCCCGCCTCTCGGACTACGAGAGGATCTCCGTCCTCGGGCACGGCAACGGCGGCACCGTCTACAAGgtgcgccaccgccgctccgcGCAGCCGTTCGCGCTCAAGCTCTTCGCGGACGGGGACCCCTCCGCGACGCGCGAGGCCGAGATACTCAAGCTCGCCGCGGACGCGCCCCACGTCGTGCGCCTCCACGCGGTGATCccgtcggcgtcggcggccgccgcgggggAGGCGCCCGCGGCGCTGGCGCTGGAGCTCATGCCCGGGGGCTCCCTCGCGGGCCTGCTCCGCCGGCTGGGCCGCCCGATGGCGGAGCACCCCATCGCCGCCGTCGCGCGGCAGGCGCTCCTCGGGCTCGCCGCGCTGCACGCGCTCCGCGTCGTGCACCGCGACCTGAAGCCGTCGAACCTGCTcgtgggcgccggcggcgaggtcaagATCGCCGACTTCGGCGCGGGCAAGGTGCTGCGCCGGCGGCTCGACCCCTGCGCGTCCTACGTCGGCACGGCGGCGTACATGTCGCCGGAGCGGTTCGACCCGGAGGCGTACTCGGGCGACTACGATCCCTACGCCGCCGACGTGTGGAGCCTCGGGGTAGCCATCCTGGAGCTGTACCTGGGCCACTTCCCGCTCCTGCCCGAGGGCCAGCGCCCGGACTGGGCCGCGCTCATGTGCGCCATATGCTTCGGCGAGGcgccggagccgccggccgcggcgtcGGAGGAGTTCCGGGACTTCGTGGCGCGGTGCCTGGAGAAGAAGGCCGGGCAGCGCGCGTCCGTGGCCGAGCTGCTGGAGCACCCATTCGTCGCCGAGCGGGACGCGGCCGGCGCGCAGCAGGTGCTCGCCGCGCTGGTCGCGGAGGCGGAGCAGGGCGACCTGTAG
- the LOC112875790 gene encoding heat stress transcription factor A-9-like, translating into MGSKKRSPQRPASPAGGEVAGDVGAPLAGKAPPAAAPVGVVPKPPDVAPFLTKVYDMVSDPATDAVISWAAGGGSFVIWDSHAFERDLLPRHFKHNHFTSFIRQLNTYGFHKVDPDRWEWANEGFVKDQKHLLKTIKRKKKSAQDATSDLQPAPVKTAPGTENIEIGKYGGLEKEVETLKRDKALLMQQLVDLRQYQQSSSLEVQNLIQRLHVMEQNQQQMMALLAIVVQNPNFLNQLVQQQRRSNWWNDDGSRKRRFRALEQGHVADQETSVAGAQIIQYHPPIPETSNQVIRVNGAFSPTTAQPVSSPETAMPMDVETTSNSVDPLASTGDLLPNTSALSGWDDMFLGCEIEDILPSEQDFQMGEQQNSQVEPPLTVEDYTEYPVFHTSQLEQEQQLQDCQMEAQQGHKNLQYADIITEA; encoded by the exons ATGGGCTCGAAGAAGCGGTCGCCCCAGCGTCCCGCCTCCccagccggcggcgaggtcgccggcgatgTCGGCGCCCCACTGGCGGGTAAGGCCCCACCGGCGGCGGCCCCGGTGGGGGTGGTGCCGAAGCCTCCGGACGTGGCGCCGTTCCTGACCAAGGTCTACGACATGGTCTCCGACCCGGCGACCGACGCGGTCATCTcctgggcggctggcggcggcagCTTCGTGATCTGGGACTCGCACGCCTTTGAGCGGGACCTGCTGCCGCGGCACTTCAAGCACAACCACTTCACCAGCTTCATACGCCAGCTCAACACCTAT GGATTTCATAAAGTTGATCCTGATAGATGGGAATGGGCCAATGAAGGTTTTGTTAAGGACCAAAAACATCTTCTGAAGACCATCAAGAGAAAGAAGAAATCTGCTCAGGATGCGACTAGTGATCTGCAGCCGGCACCTGTCAAAACTGCACCTGGCACTGAAAATATCGAAATTGGAAAATATGGAGGTCTTGAAAAGGAGGTTGAAACCCTTAAGAGGGACAAAGCCCTTCTAATGCAGCAGCTAGTAGATCTCAGGCAGTACCAGCAATCATCTAGCCTTGAAGTGCAGAATTTAATTCAACGCCTACATGTGATGGAACAAAACCAGCAGCAGATGATGGCACTTTTGGCAATAGTTGTCCAGAATCCAAATTTCCTCAATCAGCTGGTGCAGCAACAGCGCAGGAGTAATTGGTGGAATGATGATGGGAGCAGGAAAAGGAGATTCCGTGCTCTGGAACAAGGTCATGTGGCTGATCAGGAGACTTCTGTTGCTGGCGCACAAATTATTCAGTACCATCCTCCCATTCCTGAAACCTCCAATCAAGTAATAAGAGTAAATGGAGCTTTTTCTCCAACTACTGCGCAGCCAGTTTCAAGCCCTGAAACTGCCATGCCCATGGATGTAGAAACAACTTCTAACAGTGTGGATCCTCTGGCTTCAACTGGGGACCTTTTGCCTAACACCTCTGCTCTATCTGGCTGGGATGATATGTTTCTTGGTTGCGAAATAGAAGACATACTTCCATCAGAGCAGGACTTTCAGATGGGAGAACAACAGAACTCTCAAGTGGAGCCTCCGTTGACTGTTGAAGATTACACTGAGTATCCTGTTTTTCATACTTCACAATTAGAGCAGGAGCAGCAGCTGCAGGACTGTCAGATGGAAGCACAACAGGGCCACAAAAATCTTCAATATG CTGACATCATAACCGAAGCATGA